A stretch of Acidobacteriota bacterium DNA encodes these proteins:
- a CDS encoding DoxX family protein translates to MLDALFLRLRSSAFLYRFALFTRVLLAAGFLPTGLVKVLGERFTQIAPDSPIGAFFEAMFQTGLYWRFLGFSQMLAGALLLLPRWAHLGAAAFLPIMVNIFVITVALGFRGTPVVTGLMLLAVLFLCAWDYHRFRPLLRQGPPLEGIVEHRLAPFERFGFSVFAASFLAAFASTRGFVPLSWVGPAMVLGGLAGLTTAGYFFITRWRRRSAVRA, encoded by the coding sequence GTGCTCGACGCACTCTTTCTGCGCCTGCGCAGCAGCGCATTTCTCTACCGCTTCGCACTTTTCACCCGCGTCTTGCTCGCCGCCGGCTTTCTGCCGACGGGCCTGGTCAAGGTGCTCGGTGAGCGCTTCACCCAGATCGCTCCCGATTCGCCGATCGGCGCATTCTTCGAGGCGATGTTCCAGACCGGCCTCTACTGGCGGTTTCTCGGCTTCAGCCAGATGCTCGCCGGCGCCCTCCTGCTGCTCCCCCGCTGGGCTCACCTCGGAGCGGCGGCATTTCTTCCGATCATGGTCAACATCTTCGTGATCACCGTCGCCCTGGGGTTTCGCGGCACTCCGGTCGTCACCGGCCTGATGCTGCTGGCGGTGCTCTTCCTGTGCGCCTGGGACTATCACCGCTTTCGTCCGCTGTTGCGTCAGGGCCCGCCCCTCGAGGGCATCGTCGAGCATCGACTCGCCCCCTTCGAGCGTTTCGGCTTCAGCGTGTTTGCCGCCAGCTTCCTGGCCGCCTTCGCCAGCACGCGAGGTTTCGTGCCGCTCTCCTGGGTCGGACCGGCGATGGTCCTCGGAGGTCTCGCCGGGCTCACCACCGCCGGCTACTTCTTCATCACCCGCTGGCGCCGCCGAAGCGCCGTCAGAGCTTGA
- a CDS encoding glycosyltransferase, with amino-acid sequence MASAPLASVVVCTHNRSRLLAEACRSVLAVDFPSDAWELVIIDNRSTDDTLEVAHGIADEHPGRVRVIEEPAIGLSTARNRGIREARGEIVAFLDDDAFPDATWLKALVDALEQDSALAAGGPVEPLFEGDLPDWFAERYLPYLTVWDRGDQLHALAYNEYPRGANIAFRKEAFERFGGFSPELGRKGKSLRSCEEIEICLRIERGGGKILYVPGAGVRHRVSTERITPRWLVARFGAQGRSEAIIDWQHGGMRGLRKGLDQALRNAVGGFRHRHRDGKLLAHCHRGALWGYIDGMVRSVFTVRRYRPLEPATDWPTT; translated from the coding sequence ATGGCTTCCGCACCGCTCGCCAGCGTCGTTGTCTGCACCCACAATCGCTCCCGATTGCTCGCCGAAGCCTGCCGCTCAGTGCTGGCGGTGGACTTCCCCAGCGACGCCTGGGAGCTGGTGATCATCGACAACCGCTCGACCGACGACACCCTCGAGGTGGCGCACGGAATCGCCGACGAGCACCCCGGCCGTGTGCGCGTCATCGAGGAGCCGGCAATCGGTCTGTCGACCGCCCGCAACCGCGGCATTCGCGAAGCCCGCGGCGAGATCGTCGCCTTCCTCGACGACGACGCCTTCCCCGACGCCACCTGGCTGAAAGCCCTGGTCGACGCCCTGGAGCAGGACTCTGCCCTCGCCGCCGGCGGCCCCGTCGAGCCCCTCTTCGAGGGCGATCTCCCGGACTGGTTCGCCGAGCGCTACCTGCCCTACCTCACCGTTTGGGATCGCGGCGATCAGCTCCATGCGCTGGCCTACAACGAGTATCCGCGCGGCGCCAACATCGCCTTCCGCAAGGAAGCCTTCGAGCGCTTCGGCGGCTTCAGCCCAGAGCTCGGGCGCAAGGGCAAGTCACTGCGCTCTTGTGAGGAGATCGAGATCTGTCTGCGCATCGAGCGCGGCGGCGGCAAGATCCTCTATGTCCCCGGCGCCGGGGTGCGCCACCGGGTCTCGACGGAGCGCATCACGCCGCGTTGGCTGGTCGCGCGCTTCGGCGCCCAAGGCCGCTCGGAAGCGATCATCGACTGGCAGCACGGCGGCATGCGGGGCCTGCGCAAAGGCCTCGATCAGGCCCTGCGCAACGCCGTCGGCGGCTTTCGCCATCGCCATCGCGACGGCAAGCTCCTCGCCCACTGCCACCGCGGCGCTCTGTGGGGCTACATCGACGGCATGGTGCGCTCGGTGTTCACGGTCCGCCGCTACCGACCCCTCGAACCGGCCACCGACTGGCCGACCACGTAA
- a CDS encoding glycosyltransferase, whose translation MLEGSDAREVTTATAAMSDPFFDLPTTRTDSLRELAAGGERVLRALGRRLRQGRSPLRREDIGRWTRPPLPDLSESQGPVVLYLPALPWSFRFQRPQQLAVALAELGPAVLYLEAFDRLRLNPPWRRRLDRPALQVVSRRLPGLPDPFRQPFPQAAIEPLVAEVADHLRRRPEAVFAQLPFWSPFATALAQRLTVPLVYDRIDLHTAFPGTPAQVGEVETELLAAADLVTATSPDLAQRSLPHARRVELLPNAVDLERLPLAPSPGNQPPRAGFVGALDGRIDTTALRRCLDQLPWELHLAGRVEDPAVRALGAHPRVTLYGEIPFSRVAAFLADLDVGLVPYTDQPLTRAIDSVKLYEMLAVGLPVIARRLPGLAAWEGPEVALYDTPDELVARLRHRREDDGPEARLLRRQRVANEGWSARARRLAELLEIPVLGSRSSAHPDDSGQLRTGPSNL comes from the coding sequence ATGCTGGAAGGGTCCGACGCCCGCGAGGTTACCACCGCCACCGCCGCCATGAGCGATCCCTTTTTCGACCTTCCCACCACCCGCACCGACAGCCTGCGAGAGCTCGCCGCCGGCGGGGAGCGCGTGCTGCGCGCCCTCGGCCGACGCCTGCGCCAGGGGCGGAGTCCGCTGCGTCGGGAAGACATCGGCCGCTGGACCCGACCGCCTCTCCCGGACCTCTCGGAGTCTCAGGGACCGGTGGTCCTCTACCTGCCGGCGCTACCGTGGAGCTTTCGCTTCCAGCGCCCGCAGCAGCTCGCCGTCGCCCTCGCCGAGCTCGGACCGGCGGTCCTCTATCTCGAAGCATTCGACCGCCTGCGGCTCAACCCGCCCTGGCGGCGGCGCCTCGACCGGCCGGCCCTGCAGGTGGTGAGCCGACGGCTGCCCGGGCTGCCGGACCCATTCCGCCAGCCGTTCCCGCAAGCAGCGATCGAGCCCTTGGTGGCGGAGGTCGCCGACCACCTCCGGCGCCGCCCAGAGGCGGTGTTCGCCCAGCTTCCCTTCTGGTCGCCCTTCGCGACCGCCCTGGCGCAGCGGCTGACGGTGCCGCTGGTCTACGACCGTATCGACCTCCACACCGCCTTCCCGGGGACTCCGGCGCAGGTCGGCGAGGTCGAGACGGAGCTGCTCGCCGCCGCCGACCTGGTCACCGCCACCTCTCCCGACCTGGCGCAGCGCTCACTGCCCCACGCCCGCCGCGTCGAGCTGCTGCCCAACGCCGTCGACCTCGAGCGCCTGCCCCTCGCGCCGAGCCCCGGCAACCAACCGCCACGGGCCGGCTTCGTCGGCGCCCTCGACGGCCGTATCGACACAACGGCGCTGCGCCGCTGCCTCGACCAGCTGCCCTGGGAGCTGCACCTCGCCGGCCGGGTCGAGGATCCCGCGGTGAGGGCCCTCGGGGCGCACCCTCGAGTCACCCTCTACGGCGAGATTCCGTTCTCGCGGGTCGCGGCGTTCCTCGCCGACCTCGATGTCGGGCTGGTGCCCTACACCGACCAACCGCTGACCCGCGCCATCGACTCGGTGAAGCTCTACGAAATGCTCGCCGTCGGCCTGCCGGTGATCGCCCGCCGGCTGCCCGGCCTGGCCGCCTGGGAAGGGCCCGAAGTCGCCCTCTACGACACCCCCGACGAGCTCGTCGCCAGGCTGCGCCACCGCCGCGAAGACGACGGTCCCGAGGCCCGCCTCCTCCGCCGCCAGCGAGTCGCCAACGAGGGCTGGTCGGCACGCGCTCGCCGGCTGGCGGAGCTCCTCGAGATCCCTGTGCTAGGCTCGCGTTCTTCCGCCCATCCGGACGACTCGGGCCAGCTTCGGACAGGGCCTTCGAATCTCTGA